One segment of Zonotrichia albicollis isolate bZonAlb1 chromosome 4, bZonAlb1.hap1, whole genome shotgun sequence DNA contains the following:
- the RIC8B gene encoding chaperone Ric-8B has translation MERGAEPGPELGAVLEAVEGRGGGGAEAVERVLAWYNEENRATFRFDPADEDKRKKLCEGILNILEKDTKTSCQVACLEALRILSRDKKVLVPVTTKRNMQILMKLAKLDTVEDPLERVSEFPVIVEALKCLCNIIFNSSVAQKLSLELNLAAMLCNLLQKCKDRQLVDDIKCFDLRLLFLLSLLHTDIRAQLRQELQGVQVLTQALESSLSVRWTEEYKAAEDRDRLPLSLQETDCAIEALKALFNVTLDSWNVHSKNESHQFRYMAAILRHCLLTTGPTEEKTEELHSNAINLLSNVPVSCLDVLINPSSQEETDIKYNGMNMGAIQILLDFMEKRIDKGSSYREGLTPVLSLLTECCRTHRNIRKFIKAQVLPPLRDVSNRPEVGTTVRNKLVRLMTHVDLGVKQIAAEFLFVLCKERVDSLLKYTGYGNAAGLLAARGLLAGGRGDHWYSDDEDTDTEEYKSAKPNINLITGHLEEPMPNPMDEMTEEQKEYEAMKLVNMFDKLSRDELIKPMGVRPDGTMAPLEEAVSQYHTSKQESSDSD, from the exons ATGGAGCGGGGCGCCGAGCCGGGCCCGGAGCTGGGCGCGGTGCTGGAGGCCGTGGAGGGGCGCGGCGGCGGTGGCGCCGAGGCGGTGGAGCGCGTCCTGGCGTGGTACAACGAGGAG AATCGGGCCACTTTCAGGTTTGACCCTGCAGATGAAGACAAAAGAAAG AAACTGTGTGAAGGAATTCTAAACATCCTTGAAAAAGACACAAAGACTTCATGTCAAGTTGCCTGTCTGGAGGCCCTCCGGATTCTCTCCCGGGACAAGAAAGTTTTAGTGCCTGTAACCACAAAGAGGAACATGCAGATCCTTATGAAGCTAGCAAAGCTGGACACTGTGGAAGATCCACTGGAGAGAGTATCTGAATTTCCTGTGATAGTAGAAGCCTTAAAATGCCTCTGTAACATAATTTTTAATAGTTCAGTTGCACAGAAGCTCAGTTTGGAACTGAATCTTGCAGCAATGCTCTGCAATCTTCTGCAGAAATGTAAGGACCGGCAGCTTGTTGATGACATTAAATGCTTTGATTTGCGTCTCCTCTTCCTCTTGTCGCTTCTGCACACAGATATTAGAGCACAGCTGCGTCAGGAGCTACAAGGGGTGCAGGTTTTGACTCAGGCTTTGGAGAGTTCCCTGAGTGTAAGATGGACAGAGGAATATAAGGCAGCAGAAGATCGTGACAGGCTTCCTCTATCTTTGCAAGAGACAGATTGTGCCATTGAGGCACTAAAGGCTCTATTTAATGTAACACTTGACAGCTGGAATGTCCACAGCAAG aatGAATCTCATCAATTTCGTTACATGGCTGCCATCCTTCGACACTGCTTATTAACCACGGGCCCTACTGAAGAAAAAACTGAAGAGTTGCACAG CAATGCAATCAACCTCTTAAGCAATGTTCCTGTTTCTTGCTTGGATGTTCTTATTAATCCATCGTCCCAAGAGGAAACAGATATAAAATACAATGGTATGAATATGGGAGCTATTCAGATTTTACTGGATTTCATGGAGAAGAGAATAGACAAG GGAAGCAGCTACAGAGAAGGTCTGACTCCAGTTCTTAGTTTATTAACTGAATGCTGCCGAACTCACAGGAATATCAGGAAGTTTATCAAAGCTCAG GTACTGCCCCCATTAAGAGATGTCTCAAACCGTCCTGAAGTTGGCACAACAGTGAGGAACAAACTCGTCCGCCTTATGACACATGTTGACCTTGGAGTAAAGCAAATTGCAGCAgaatttctttttgttctttgtaAAGAGAGAg TCGATAGCTTGTTGAAATACACAGGCTATGGTAACGCAGCAGGATTGCTGGCAGCCAGGGGCCTGctagcaggaggaagaggagatcATTGGTACTCAGATGATGAGGATACAGACACAGAAGAATACAAATCTGCAAAGCCAAA CATTAACCTTATCACTGGTCACTTAGAAGAGCCAATGCCCAATCCAATGGATGAAATGACAGAAGAACAAAAAGAATATGAAGCTAtgaagcttgtcaatatgtttGATAAACTTTCCAG